In Osmia bicornis bicornis chromosome 1, iOsmBic2.1, whole genome shotgun sequence, the following proteins share a genomic window:
- the LOC114875471 gene encoding nuclear pore complex protein Nup50 yields the protein MFTKMAGKRSASTELNHDNWDKGECPEEAGTFKKAADDVLEKRVVKRAKRRLQSGEDGTRSAFGTFTGFKTSPTSNASLFTFLASSNTNTNDASSKTNTNISKPTNNEAPKSSENGTNKKESSEIQTSSSTSISKKSISDQEDQNKVKKSSEYFAKLKGLNESVAQWIKTHVDANPFCILTPIFKDYERYLKEIESKHATEVEKTFHTSEQAQPVHTNDSKDAANTEKKLDSTAFSGANTKSPVSTTEWKSEKSIFGNINTGSKSIFGKSEHIIDSNKSMFSSTDQTSDTPKSVFGNIDQKAATKSIFGNMNYEKNPFLSKSSTLPDNKSDEQESKTDAKSTTTSTFSTTNTNTFCFGQSSTTTNTSTGFSFGSAKPFTFGAQAVKPQESEENEEKEDEDDEPPKVDFKPVTEEGAIYQQRCKVFVKKDGNFTERGIGCLFLKPTPNDKTQLLVRAETALGNLLLNTLLTESIPTKRMSKNTIMLVCLPLPESTPPPVPVLLRVKTNEDADALFEALNKHKK from the exons ATGTTTACAAAAATGGCTGGCAAGAGGTCTGCATCTACAGAATTAAATCACGATAATTGGGATAAAGGAGAATGTCCAGAAGAGGCAGGAACATTTAAAAAAGCAGCTGATGATGTTCTTGAAAAAAGAGTTGTAAAAAGAGCTAAACGCCGTTTACAATCTGGAgaa GATGGTACCAGAAGCGCATTTGGTACATTTACAGGTTTTAAAACATCACCTACATCTAATGCTTCATTATTCACTTTCTTAGCCAGTAGTAATACTAATACTAATGATGCATCTTCAAAAACAAACACAAATATCAGTAAACCTACAAATAATGAAGCTCCTAAAAGCAGTGAAAATGGAacaaataaaaaggaaagcTCAGAAATACAAACATCCTCGAGCACATCTATAAGTAAAAAAAGTATTTCTGACCAAGAAGATCAAAATAAAGTTAAAAAGTCCTCTGAGTATTTTGCTAAGTTAAAGGGATTAAATGAAAGTGTGGCACAGTGGATTAAAACACATGTTGATGCAAAtcctttttgcattttaacACCTATTTTTAAGGATTATGAAAGATATCTTAAAGAAATTGAATCTAAACATGCAACTGAAGTGGAAAAAACATTCCATACATCAGAACAAGCGCAGCCTGTCCATACTAATGATAGTAAGGATGCTGCAAATACTGAAAAGAAACTAGATAGTACCGCGTTCAGTGGAGCAAATACAAAATCTCCTGTGAGCACGACAGAATGGAAAtctgaaaaatcaatttttggCAATATTAATACAGGTTCAAAGTCTATATTTGGTAAATCAGAACATATTATAGATAGCAATAAATCGATGTTTAGTAGTACAGACCAAACTTCAGATACACCTAAATCTGTATTTGGTAACATTGATCAGAAAGCTGCCACTAAAAGTATATTTGGaaatatgaattatgaaaagaATCCATTTTTGAGTAAATCCTCAACATTACCAGATAATAAATCAGATGAACAGGAGTCAAAAACAGACGCAAAATCTACCACTACCAGCACATTTTCTACAACAAATACTAATACGTTTTGTTTTGGTCAAAGTTCCACTACCACTAATACATCAACTGGTTTCAGTTTCGGAag CGCTAAGCCCTTTACATTTGGAGCTCAAGCTGTAAAGCCACAAGAATCTgaggaaaatgaagaaaaggaGGATGAAGATGATGAACCACCAAAAGTAGACTTTAAACCAGTAACAGAAGAAGGTGCCATATATCAACAAAG GTGTAaagtttttgttaaaaaagatGGTAACTTTACTGAGAGAGGTATCGGTTGTTTGTTTTTAAAGCCGACACCAAATGATAAAACACAGCTATTAGTTCGCGCCGAAACGGCGTTGGGAAATTTATTGCTCAATACTTTATTAACCGAAAGTATTCCAACAAAACGTATGAGCAAAAATACAATAATGTTAGTTTGTTTACCATTACCAGAATCAACACCACCCCCCGTACCCGTCTTGTTAAGAGTAAAAACAAATGAAGACGCTGATGCATTATTCGAAGCACttaataaacataaaaaataa